From a single Fusobacterium ulcerans ATCC 49185 genomic region:
- a CDS encoding HU family DNA-binding protein, whose protein sequence is MREEEFIRFYKKERKLKNLKKAKEEIYFFWSVLMEVLKEEKVMFKNWGKFEVKNVKARKVKIPNEKKAFYTSPKKVLSFKCGTGLRERINKMSEKGEING, encoded by the coding sequence ATGAGAGAAGAGGAATTTATAAGATTCTATAAAAAAGAGAGAAAATTAAAAAATTTAAAGAAAGCTAAAGAAGAAATATATTTTTTTTGGTCAGTACTTATGGAAGTTTTGAAAGAAGAAAAGGTCATGTTTAAGAACTGGGGTAAATTTGAGGTAAAAAATGTAAAAGCAAGAAAAGTTAAAATTCCAAATGAGAAAAAAGCATTCTATACTTCACCTAAAAAAGTTCTAAGTTTTAAATGTGGTACTGGATTAAGAGAGAGAATAAATAAAATGTCAGAAAAAGGAGAAATAAATGGATAA
- a CDS encoding lactate utilization protein, producing MTVKEIRDSLRGEQVVKALKSRNMEAYFVDTKEDALKKALELIPEGSSVGWGGSASIEEIGLKDAVKNGNYTVIDREQSSSKEEAEKLMRDIFFCDYFLASSNAVSEDGVLVNIDGNSNRVAALCYGPKHVVLVVGMNKVVKSVEDAMSRARNTAAPLNAQRFDIDTPCKKTGCCYDCKKPDTVCCQILITRYSRHNERIKVILVKEDLGF from the coding sequence ATGACAGTGAAAGAAATAAGAGATTCTCTACGTGGAGAGCAGGTAGTTAAAGCTTTGAAATCTAGGAATATGGAAGCATATTTTGTGGATACAAAAGAAGATGCTTTGAAAAAAGCTCTTGAACTTATTCCAGAGGGAAGCAGTGTAGGCTGGGGAGGATCAGCCAGCATAGAGGAAATAGGATTAAAAGATGCTGTAAAAAATGGAAACTATACTGTGATAGACAGAGAACAGAGTTCTTCTAAAGAAGAAGCTGAAAAGCTTATGCGTGATATTTTCTTTTGTGATTATTTTCTTGCCAGCAGTAATGCTGTTTCAGAAGACGGAGTGTTGGTAAATATAGATGGAAATTCCAATAGAGTAGCAGCTTTATGCTATGGACCAAAGCATGTAGTCCTCGTAGTAGGAATGAATAAAGTAGTAAAAAGTGTAGAGGATGCCATGTCCCGTGCTAGAAATACTGCAGCACCTCTTAATGCTCAGAGATTTGATATAGATACTCCATGTAAGAAGACTGGATGTTGTTATGATTGTAAAAAACCAGATACAGTGTGCTGTCAGATACTGATTACACGTTACAGCAGACATAACGAAAGAATAAAAGTTATTTTAGTAAAAGAGGATTTAGGATTCTAG
- a CDS encoding Cof-type HAD-IIB family hydrolase, which yields MGKYKMVFSDIDGTLLDSTHEVRKNTKKKIKELENQGIPFILVSARMPEGIYTIQKAAGLESPIVAYSGGLVLDTDRKILKSNGMSQKKAEEITGYIREKWNNMCISIYSGSSWISFDDRDYWIKQEEDITTLKCIKGNFTDILEKDTEVHKIMCMGEPEKIAEIENILKVKHPELSVYRSKDTYLEIMDGRALKSNAVKVLCEVKNIPIEDTISFGDNYNDIDMLEATGMGIAMGNAPEEVKKHADKITLDNDSEGLLHMLEKLGM from the coding sequence ATGGGGAAATACAAAATGGTATTCAGTGATATAGATGGAACTCTTTTAGATTCAACACATGAGGTAAGAAAAAATACTAAGAAAAAAATAAAGGAACTGGAAAATCAGGGGATACCCTTTATTCTGGTATCAGCAAGAATGCCAGAGGGAATATATACAATACAGAAAGCTGCTGGTTTAGAATCTCCCATAGTTGCATATAGTGGGGGATTAGTATTAGATACAGATAGAAAGATTCTGAAGAGTAATGGAATGAGTCAAAAAAAAGCTGAAGAAATAACAGGATATATCAGAGAGAAATGGAATAATATGTGCATAAGTATATATTCAGGGAGTTCATGGATATCTTTTGATGACAGAGATTACTGGATAAAACAAGAAGAGGACATTACTACTTTGAAATGTATTAAAGGAAATTTTACAGATATTCTTGAAAAAGATACAGAAGTACATAAGATAATGTGTATGGGAGAGCCTGAAAAGATAGCTGAAATAGAAAATATATTAAAAGTAAAGCATCCAGAACTTTCAGTGTATAGATCAAAGGATACATATCTGGAAATAATGGATGGAAGAGCTTTAAAATCCAATGCTGTAAAAGTATTATGTGAAGTGAAGAATATTCCTATTGAAGATACTATATCTTTTGGTGATAACTATAATGATATAGATATGCTTGAAGCAACTGGAATGGGGATAGCTATGGGAAATGCTCCAGAAGAGGTAAAAAAACATGCAGATAAAATAACTTTGGATAATGACAGTGAAGGACTTTTACATATGCTTGAAAAACTTGGAATGTAG
- a CDS encoding HU family DNA-binding protein, with protein MDKKSFAKVYSALSKENITGKDSLKNIDEFLRILEKALLIDGQVKLVEKGVFEVIEKKPRKISNPQTREKIEIHPRKNVRLRVSKCIKFS; from the coding sequence ATGGATAAAAAATCATTTGCTAAAGTCTATAGTGCATTAAGTAAAGAAAATATAACAGGTAAGGATTCTTTAAAAAATATAGATGAATTTCTTCGTATTCTGGAAAAAGCTTTGTTGATTGATGGACAAGTAAAATTAGTAGAAAAGGGGGTATTTGAAGTAATAGAGAAAAAGCCAAGAAAAATATCAAATCCACAAACAAGGGAAAAAATAGAAATTCATCCTAGAAAAAATGTAAGATTAAGAGTTTCTAAATGTATAAAGTTTAGTTAA
- a CDS encoding MATE family efflux transporter has product MENKNNTLYYLKEAPVSKAIFHMAIPMILSMIINIIYNITDAFYIGMLNSTSMLATMALVLPFTTILMAIGEIFGTGGSTYISRLLGEKNWEGVKKASVVNFYLSIFAGFIFILIIIPMTPSILKILGSSGSNLIPTKNFITVYTIGAPFIITNFTLAQTLRGEGASKESLIGMLISIIINILLDPIFIFLFQMGTSGAALGTVIGNIFAVIYYIWYLTKKSTVQSTSFKYFKPDKDILTNIFKVGISAFSLCCFLIISGLVFNNYTMMYGEHVVAAFGIANRICQISDFIGIGLYVGVVPLIAFAYSAGNTERLKKILKTTVSYLTIAILGISFVLYILRNQVMSLFSIQSDLIDVGTKILVILLISTLFAGISGMFTSMFQAFGKGIQSNIMSVTKGIIFIPIIIIGNILFELDGVIWSITISEFLTSLIGLLLWIFSRKSIIDSPLEERISDSLS; this is encoded by the coding sequence ATGGAAAATAAAAATAACACTTTATATTATTTAAAAGAAGCTCCTGTATCTAAAGCTATTTTTCATATGGCTATTCCAATGATTTTAAGTATGATAATTAATATAATTTATAATATTACAGATGCATTTTATATAGGAATGTTAAACAGTACTTCTATGCTTGCAACTATGGCTCTTGTTCTTCCATTTACTACAATTCTCATGGCTATTGGAGAAATATTTGGGACAGGAGGAAGTACATATATTTCACGTTTATTAGGCGAAAAAAATTGGGAAGGAGTAAAAAAAGCATCTGTTGTTAATTTTTATCTTTCAATATTTGCAGGGTTTATATTTATATTAATTATTATTCCAATGACCCCTTCAATTTTGAAAATACTTGGTTCTTCTGGAAGTAATCTTATTCCTACAAAGAATTTCATAACAGTCTATACAATAGGTGCACCATTTATTATTACAAACTTTACTCTTGCTCAAACTTTGCGTGGAGAAGGAGCATCTAAAGAATCATTAATAGGAATGTTAATCAGTATAATAATAAATATACTTCTTGACCCTATATTTATATTTTTATTTCAAATGGGAACCTCTGGTGCTGCTCTTGGTACTGTTATAGGAAATATTTTCGCTGTAATATATTATATTTGGTATTTAACAAAGAAAAGTACAGTTCAAAGTACTTCGTTTAAATATTTTAAGCCTGATAAAGATATTTTGACAAATATTTTCAAAGTAGGAATATCAGCATTTTCCTTATGCTGCTTTCTTATTATATCTGGATTAGTATTTAATAATTATACTATGATGTATGGAGAACATGTAGTTGCAGCATTTGGAATTGCAAATAGAATATGTCAGATTTCGGATTTTATAGGCATAGGTCTTTATGTTGGAGTTGTGCCACTTATAGCATTTGCTTATTCTGCTGGAAATACAGAGCGACTTAAAAAAATATTAAAAACTACAGTTTCATATTTAACTATTGCTATTCTAGGAATTTCATTTGTTTTATACATTTTAAGGAATCAAGTGATGAGCCTATTCAGTATTCAAAGTGATTTAATCGATGTAGGGACAAAAATATTAGTTATTCTATTAATTTCTACTTTATTTGCTGGAATATCTGGGATGTTTACAAGTATGTTTCAAGCATTTGGTAAAGGAATACAATCTAATATAATGTCTGTTACAAAGGGAATAATTTTTATTCCTATCATTATCATTGGAAATATTTTATTTGAGTTGGATGGTGTTATTTGGTCAATAACTATTTCAGAATTTTTAACATCTTTAATAGGACTTTTATTATGGATTTTCAGCAGAAAAAGTATTATTGATTCACCATTAGAAGAGAGAATTTCTGATAGTCTATCATAA
- a CDS encoding MarR family winged helix-turn-helix transcriptional regulator, with translation MKKITQKFGYDFYIREIGHNIKYTNDRKLLDHNITNQQARLLGEIYNRLTNNLEISRLILSNLMNLSGPSVTSLLNGLEKNGFIIRHPGSEDERTIIIEITSKAQKLIDKSNDIFKETEKKLLYNFSNEEKKIFLKLLEKAYLNMS, from the coding sequence ATGAAGAAAATAACTCAAAAATTTGGTTATGACTTTTATATAAGAGAAATTGGGCATAATATAAAATATACTAATGATCGAAAGCTTCTTGACCATAATATCACAAATCAGCAGGCACGTTTATTGGGAGAAATATATAATAGGCTTACAAATAATTTAGAAATAAGCCGGCTTATTTTGAGTAATTTAATGAACCTTAGTGGCCCTTCTGTTACAAGTCTTTTAAATGGACTTGAAAAAAATGGCTTTATTATACGACACCCAGGTAGTGAAGATGAACGAACAATAATAATAGAAATCACTTCTAAAGCACAAAAACTCATAGATAAATCAAATGATATATTTAAAGAGACAGAAAAAAAACTTTTATATAATTTTTCAAATGAAGAAAAAAAAATATTTTTAAAATTATTAGAAAAAGCTTATCTAAATATGAGTTAA
- a CDS encoding DUF4132 domain-containing protein, whose product MTKNELWEIWELAKKGNTYSRKPLPVEYIKEAEEYINGSNSTIEKKKTSWSAVYPMVLLKELGGENESIAKRILFVISQWRREGVISDYYYMFNDIDIAVKIGYSLPEIIEESIIRFKKNLSVDSIEPSLEKLWKYFTDENFAKFADNLFKNNIDTLIEKKNENHMFFTLLITASLLYKKDPVKYERYLKPIMDYAEKFADISTCMILSKIYPISKEAETLLVKLIKENEGARVNIYKFGFHRDFKKLKKFCDDKNIPESYPLLLLILEVMNEYKSDTKKIAQYFTEAYKENREEFMKVYYRLSNKINSIKSLFLLAVMVKNNGEEEELKEEKINADIMRYIEAGFKNKNTNILEYLKGNISKEEVIKKHMKDNIPMIEHFYTAVASMYTHSSIARKFWDIYMAVAGKDTYHSSEIMLYNYFVDGRYKWLDKSPINSAEVLMKYKFPFKRILAIYCIAGDGNWNGENLNMADAVEITRGHEDEALELLDEWRKLEKCSSDETAYQTRLMELLFDKSDVSDYSLLVEMINHKSKVIKKKAEDIITRHKEETEKLLESAKNKAKGETLQIINRIMKFWNNEHLFHDGFSFTNESAIKFCTENFDTANAKVISWLPKDILSGVRFADMSGTAPAVIMEFILVEYMSLAAPYRVKAADKVAEILNMQDIQKTLEGIYNIWLDNGADTKLKMILLPYCVFASDTQILNLNKQLLKWAEASRGALAAFAVSVAALNGGSVALMMVDSISGKFPNNQVKKAAKLAFSAAAKILDLPEDVLSDRIIPSLGFDRAGKKVLDFGAHTFTLSLTPDFVLSIYDNGKAKFVKSLPKPTGEDDPVKAETAKKELSELKKQIKAVVQTQSNRLKKVLMNGRYWNSESWNTLFVENPIMHQFAIGLIWGVYEDNKLTQSFRYMEDGTFNTVDEEEFTLPENAQITLIHPAELGEELTSSWKTQLDDYEIVQPIEQLDLPVIELAENDMAGKKIIRYSDKYITAGKMNSSAKKYEFIRGEVLDAGSFFCYHIVDKFLNIYVHINVDDMYMGQDFEEQISIKEVTFCRLPEAGEPLDDIKDNMILDVSSLSLRFVSSVIGLLDKITE is encoded by the coding sequence ATGACTAAAAATGAATTATGGGAAATCTGGGAACTTGCAAAAAAAGGAAATACATATTCTAGGAAACCACTTCCTGTAGAATATATAAAAGAAGCTGAGGAATATATAAATGGCAGCAACAGTACTATTGAAAAGAAAAAAACATCTTGGTCTGCTGTATACCCTATGGTATTGCTTAAAGAGCTAGGGGGAGAAAATGAATCTATTGCTAAAAGGATACTTTTTGTTATTTCACAATGGAGAAGAGAAGGAGTTATAAGTGATTACTACTATATGTTTAATGATATAGATATTGCAGTAAAAATCGGTTACTCTCTTCCTGAAATTATTGAAGAGTCTATCATTAGATTTAAAAAAAATCTTTCTGTTGATTCCATAGAACCTTCTCTTGAAAAATTATGGAAATACTTTACTGATGAAAATTTTGCAAAATTTGCTGATAATCTTTTTAAGAATAATATAGATACTCTTATAGAAAAGAAAAATGAAAATCATATGTTTTTCACTCTTCTAATTACTGCTTCTCTTCTTTATAAGAAAGATCCAGTAAAATATGAAAGATATCTGAAGCCAATAATGGATTATGCAGAAAAATTTGCTGATATCTCTACATGTATGATTTTATCTAAAATTTATCCTATTTCAAAAGAAGCTGAAACTCTTCTTGTCAAATTGATAAAAGAAAATGAAGGAGCTAGAGTAAATATATATAAATTTGGTTTTCACAGAGATTTTAAAAAATTAAAAAAATTCTGTGATGATAAAAATATTCCTGAATCTTATCCTCTTTTACTTCTTATTCTTGAAGTAATGAATGAGTATAAAAGTGATACCAAAAAAATTGCTCAATATTTTACAGAAGCATATAAAGAAAATAGAGAAGAGTTTATGAAAGTTTACTATAGATTATCTAACAAGATTAACTCTATCAAATCTCTTTTCCTCCTTGCTGTTATGGTAAAAAACAATGGTGAAGAAGAGGAATTAAAGGAAGAAAAAATAAATGCTGATATTATGAGATATATAGAAGCTGGATTTAAAAATAAAAACACTAATATTTTAGAATATTTAAAAGGAAATATTTCTAAGGAAGAAGTAATAAAAAAACATATGAAAGATAATATTCCAATGATTGAACATTTTTATACTGCAGTTGCATCAATGTATACTCACAGTTCTATTGCCAGAAAATTCTGGGATATCTATATGGCAGTTGCAGGAAAAGACACTTATCATTCAAGTGAAATAATGCTATATAACTATTTCGTTGATGGAAGATACAAATGGCTTGATAAATCCCCAATAAACAGTGCTGAAGTTTTAATGAAATATAAATTTCCATTTAAAAGGATACTTGCCATCTACTGTATAGCTGGAGATGGAAACTGGAATGGAGAAAATCTTAATATGGCTGATGCTGTAGAAATCACAAGAGGACATGAAGATGAAGCCTTAGAACTCCTTGATGAGTGGAGAAAACTTGAAAAATGCTCAAGTGATGAAACTGCTTATCAGACAAGGCTTATGGAATTGTTATTTGATAAAAGTGATGTTTCAGACTACTCTCTTCTTGTAGAAATGATTAATCATAAATCTAAAGTTATTAAGAAAAAAGCTGAGGATATAATTACAAGACATAAAGAAGAAACTGAAAAACTTCTTGAATCTGCCAAAAATAAGGCAAAAGGTGAAACTCTTCAAATAATAAATCGTATTATGAAATTCTGGAATAACGAACACCTTTTCCATGATGGTTTCTCTTTTACTAATGAATCAGCAATAAAATTTTGTACAGAAAACTTTGATACAGCCAATGCTAAAGTTATTTCATGGCTCCCAAAAGATATACTCTCTGGAGTACGTTTTGCTGATATGAGTGGTACAGCTCCTGCTGTAATTATGGAATTTATCCTTGTAGAATATATGTCTTTAGCTGCACCATATCGTGTAAAAGCAGCTGATAAAGTTGCGGAGATACTAAATATGCAGGACATTCAAAAAACTCTGGAAGGAATATACAATATATGGCTGGACAATGGAGCTGATACAAAACTTAAAATGATTTTACTTCCTTATTGTGTTTTTGCTTCTGATACACAGATACTTAATTTAAACAAACAGCTTCTAAAATGGGCAGAGGCTTCTCGTGGGGCTTTAGCTGCATTTGCTGTATCTGTTGCAGCATTAAATGGAGGAAGTGTAGCTCTTATGATGGTGGACAGTATATCTGGAAAATTTCCTAACAATCAGGTAAAAAAGGCTGCTAAGCTGGCCTTCTCTGCTGCTGCTAAAATACTTGATCTTCCAGAAGATGTGCTTTCAGACCGCATTATTCCTTCTCTTGGATTTGATAGAGCTGGTAAAAAGGTTCTTGATTTTGGAGCTCATACATTTACACTTAGCTTAACACCTGATTTTGTACTTTCAATCTATGATAATGGAAAGGCAAAATTTGTTAAATCTCTTCCTAAACCAACTGGTGAAGATGACCCTGTAAAAGCTGAAACTGCTAAAAAAGAGCTTTCTGAACTTAAAAAACAGATAAAAGCAGTAGTACAGACTCAATCTAACAGACTGAAAAAAGTTCTTATGAATGGACGTTATTGGAATAGTGAAAGTTGGAATACTCTATTTGTAGAAAATCCTATAATGCACCAATTCGCCATTGGACTTATTTGGGGAGTATATGAAGATAATAAACTGACACAGTCATTCAGATATATGGAGGATGGCACTTTCAATACAGTTGATGAGGAAGAATTCACTCTTCCTGAAAATGCTCAAATTACTCTTATACATCCTGCAGAATTAGGAGAGGAACTTACTTCTTCTTGGAAAACTCAGCTGGACGATTATGAGATAGTTCAACCAATAGAGCAATTAGATCTCCCTGTTATTGAGCTTGCTGAAAATGATATGGCTGGAAAAAAAATAATACGTTACTCTGATAAATATATCACTGCTGGTAAAATGAATTCATCTGCTAAAAAATATGAATTTATTCGTGGAGAAGTTCTAGATGCTGGTTCTTTCTTCTGCTACCACATTGTTGATAAATTCCTTAACATCTATGTTCATATCAATGTTGATGATATGTATATGGGGCAGGATTTCGAGGAACAAATAAGTATAAAAGAAGTTACTTTCTGCCGTCTGCCAGAAGCTGGAGAACCACTTGATGATATAAAAGACAATATGATATTAGATGTATCTTCTCTTTCTCTGAGATTTGTAAGCAGTGTTATAGGATTGCTTGATAAGATAACAGAATAA
- a CDS encoding RidA family protein has translation MKKIVYNVPENTRMTFPFSHAAEADGVIYLSGQPSMNLATGEFIDGNFEEQFEQCFKNLEAVLKAAELDNSNVIKCTVFLTDMRDFPLMNELYKKKFKSPYPARSCFSVTGLPMGAKVEIEMIAKR, from the coding sequence ATGAAAAAAATTGTATATAATGTACCAGAAAATACTAGAATGACTTTTCCATTTTCACATGCTGCAGAAGCTGATGGAGTGATTTATCTTTCAGGTCAGCCATCTATGAATCTAGCAACTGGAGAATTTATTGATGGAAATTTTGAGGAACAATTTGAACAATGCTTTAAAAATTTAGAAGCTGTATTAAAAGCTGCTGAACTTGATAATTCTAATGTTATTAAATGTACAGTATTCCTCACAGATATGCGTGATTTTCCATTGATGAATGAATTATATAAGAAAAAATTTAAGAGTCCTTATCCTGCCAGATCATGTTTTTCAGTAACAGGATTGCCAATGGGAGCAAAAGTTGAAATTGAAATGATTGCTAAAAGATAG
- a CDS encoding class I SAM-dependent methyltransferase → MNKKIMKYLKEMPIEYTPSSKKFWDDEHISKFMLEAHINPDIESASRNHNFIEKSAEWITSLVPGIKGRKILDLGCGPGIYAEKFCKKGFEVTGIDFSKRSIKYAVNSAAEKNLKIEYKYMNYLEIDYENEFDMAILIYCDFGVLSPEERKILLNKVYKSLKGGGILILDVFTKAFFRDFEKKTEITYEDSGFWSEIPYSCIQRNKIYRDTLTSLEQYIIITENDCECYNIWNHIFDKESISMELRTGGFSEFRFFNNVAGEKESQNNSTLCIYAEKI, encoded by the coding sequence ATGAACAAAAAAATAATGAAATACCTCAAAGAAATGCCAATAGAATATACACCAAGCAGTAAAAAATTCTGGGATGATGAGCATATATCTAAATTTATGTTGGAAGCTCATATTAATCCAGATATAGAAAGTGCTTCAAGAAATCATAACTTTATAGAAAAATCAGCAGAGTGGATAACTTCTCTAGTACCTGGGATAAAAGGAAGGAAGATCCTTGATTTAGGATGCGGTCCTGGAATATATGCAGAGAAGTTTTGTAAGAAAGGATTTGAAGTAACAGGAATAGATTTTTCAAAGAGATCAATAAAGTATGCTGTAAATTCAGCAGCAGAAAAGAACTTGAAGATAGAATATAAATATATGAATTATCTGGAAATAGATTATGAGAATGAGTTTGATATGGCAATTTTAATATATTGTGATTTTGGAGTGCTTTCTCCAGAAGAGAGAAAAATTTTGTTGAATAAAGTATATAAATCTTTGAAAGGTGGAGGAATATTGATTTTAGATGTATTTACAAAAGCATTCTTTAGAGATTTTGAAAAGAAAACAGAGATAACATATGAAGACAGTGGATTTTGGAGTGAAATACCATATTCATGTATTCAAAGAAATAAAATATACAGAGATACATTGACATCTTTAGAGCAGTATATAATCATAACAGAAAATGATTGTGAGTGTTACAATATCTGGAACCATATCTTTGATAAGGAATCTATAAGTATGGAATTAAGAACAGGAGGTTTTTCAGAATTCAGATTTTTTAATAATGTTGCAGGAGAAAAAGAAAGTCAAAATAATTCTACTTTATGTATTTATGCAGAAAAAATTTAG